One window from the genome of Musa acuminata AAA Group cultivar baxijiao chromosome BXJ1-4, Cavendish_Baxijiao_AAA, whole genome shotgun sequence encodes:
- the LOC135660725 gene encoding uncharacterized protein LOC135660725 isoform X1, with product MAWLLSARTVAGASPSLTTAARPFSLRRLSGRPDEKVDLVQPEIEAEDPSSEIEVFGMLRLEEAIHTMIVRRSAPDWLPFIPGSSYWVPRRGRPPGVVELVSKFTNPMTVDEILSFTSDPVLSPSAYFVEGTAPQPMRKIKGRTKVFSDDEKS from the exons ATGGCTTGGTTGCTCTCTGCCAGAACCGTAGCCGGAGCCTCGCCCAGCCTCACTACTGCCGCCCGCCCTTTCAGCCTTCGTCGCCTCTCCGGCCGTCCCGACGAGAAGGTAGACCTCGTCCAGCCGGAGATCGAGGCGGAGGATCCCTCCTCGGAGATCGAGGTCTTCGGGATGCTACGCCTCGAGGAAGCCATACACACCATGATAGTTCGCAGATCCGCTCCCGATTGGCTTCCCTTCATCCCTGGCTCCTCCTACTGGGTTCCGCGCCGCGGGCGCCCCCCTGGTGTCGTCGAGCTCGTCAGCAAGTTCACCAATCCGATGACAGTGGACGAGATCTTGTCGTTCACTAGCGATCCTGTCTTGTCTCCCTCCGCTTATTTCGTGGAAG GTACAGCTCCGCAACCAATGAGGAAGATCAAAGGGAGGACCAAGGTGTTCTCTGATGATGAAAAAAGCTGA
- the LOC135660725 gene encoding uncharacterized protein LOC135660725 isoform X2, with product MARLIFARTVAGASPSLTTAARLFSFRLLSGRPEKVELFEQEIQAEDPYSEIEVLGMRRLEEAIHAIIVRRSAPDWLPFIPGSSYWVPPRRRPHGVIDLVHRLTYPMTEDEIMSFTTDRGWPSSSYFVEGTPLQPVKKSKGRTKVHSDDEER from the exons ATGGCTCGATTGATCTTTGCCAGGACCGTAGCCGGAGCCTCGCCCAGCCTCACAACTGCCGCCCGCCTTTTCAGCTTCCGTCTCCTCTCCGGCCGTCCTGAGAAGGTAGAGCTCTTCGAGCAGGAGATCCAGGCAGAGGATCCCTACTCGGAGATCGAGGTCCTCGGGATGCGACGCCTCGAGGAAGCCATACACGCCATCATAGTTCGCAGATCCGCTCCCGATTGGCTGCCCTTCATCCCTGGCTCCTCCTACTGGGTTCCGCCGCGCAGGCGCCCTCATGGTGTCATCGATCTCGTCCACAGGCTCACCTATCCGATGACAGAGGACGAGATCATGTCGTTCACCACGGATCGTGGCTGGCCTTCCTCCTCCTATTTTGTGGAAG GTACACCTCTGCAACCAGTGAAGAAGAGCAAAGGGAGGACCAAGGTGCACTCTGATGATGAAGAACGCTAA
- the LOC135660751 gene encoding putative clathrin assembly protein At5g57200, translating into MGTWRKAYGALKDSTMVGLAKVNSEFKELDVAIVKATNHVECPPKERHVIRIFVATAATRPRADVTYCIYALGRRLSKTRNWTVAVKTLIVIHRTLREGDPTFQEELLSCSHRGSILQISNFKDDLGSLAWDCSAWVRTYALYLEERLKCFRILKYDIETERQMKSPQESAKWHSRTRSLCCPDLLEQLPALQQLMFRLIGCQPEGAAFGNFLIQYALALVLKESFKIYCAINDGIINLMDMFFEMPKCDAIKALEIYKRAGRQAEALSEFYEVCKHLELARRFRFPTLRQSPASFLATMEEYIKEAPGIGSVSSKNLEYEDSNPPSYNQDEAPSPENKKPDEEEEEQPPAGEQPPESEPVTEVESQPATTGDLLGLNEINPAAAELEENNALALAIISPGDNTNPSTTGDLLGTDSSGWELALVTAPSSNTSHLVESKLAGGFDMLLLDSLYEDSARRQQMASADSGGLDANPFDPFAMSNSIAPPPSVQMALMAQQQQQYYQQQLQQQYCSPQQQQQFYQPQYPSPQQMGSANPFGDLFVGFSPGATPQGNQYLH; encoded by the exons ATGGGGACATGGCGGAAGGCCTATGGAGCTCTCAAGGATTCCACCATGGTCGGCCTCGCCAAGGTCAACAGCGAATTCAAG GAATTGGACGTTGCGATAGTGAAGGCGACGAACCATGTGGAATGCCCACCGAAGGAACGGCATGTGATAA GGATATTTGTTGCTACAGCTGCAACTCGGCCACGAGCAGACGTAACTTACTGCATATATGCGCTTGGCAGAAGATTGTCCAAGACACGTAATTGGACG GTTGCTGTAAAAACATTAATAGTTATCCACAGAACATTGAGAGAGGGTGATCCTACATTCCAAGAGGAGCTGTTGAGTTGCTCTCACCGAGGAAGTATTCTACAGATATCGAACTTCAAGGATGATTTGGGTTCTCTAG CTTGGGACTGTTCTGCCTGGGTAAGAACATATGCACTCTACCTAGAGGAGCGGCTCAAGTGCTTTAGGATCTTAAAATATGATATTGAAACAGAACGTCAGATGAAGTCTCCACAGGAGTCTGCCAAG TGGCATAGTCGAACCAGAAGTTTATGCTGTCCGGATCTGCTCGAACAGTTGCCCGCTTTGCAACAGCTTATGTTCCGACTTATTGGTTGCCAG CCGGAAGGAGCAGCATTTGGAAACTTTCTTATTCAATATGCTCTGGCTCTG GTTTTGAAAGAGAGCTTCAAAATCTATTGTGCAATCAATGATGGGATCATCAATCTCATGGACATG TTCTTTGAGATGCCAAAATGTGATGCCATCAAGGCCCTTGAAATCTACAAAAGAGCCGGACGACAG GCAGAAGCTCTTTCTGAGTTTTATGAAGTTTGCAAACATTTGGAACTTGCCAGGAGATTTCGCTTCCCAACCCTGAGACAG TCACCTGCTTCGTTTCTTGCAACAATGGAAGAATACATCAAAGAAGCACCTGGGATTGGTTCTGTTTCAAGTAAGAATCTG gaatatgaagatagtaacccACCATCATACAATCAAGATGAAGCCCCTTCTCCGGAGAATAAAAAACcagatgaggaagaggaggaacagCCACCTGCAGGGGAACAACCACCAGAATCTGAACCTGTCACAGAGGTTGAATCTCAGCCTGCTACTACAGGAGACTTATTG ggtttgaatgaaataaatcctgCTGCTGCGGAACTTGAGGAAAACAATGCATTGGCTCTAGCCATCATTTCACCAG GGGATAATACAAATCCTTCAACAACTGGTGACTTGCTTGGAACCGATTCTTCTGGTTGGGAATTAGCATTGGTAACTGCTCCCAGCAGCAACACCAGCCACTTGGTTGAAAGCAAACTG GCTGGTGGATTTGACATGCTCTTGCTCGACAGCCTCTACGAAGACTCTGCCAGGAGACAACAAATGGCTTCGGCTGACAGCGGCGGGCTGGACGCCAATCCTTTCGATCCCTTCGCCATGTCGAACAGCATCGCGCCTCCACCAAGCGTGCAGATGGCTCTGATggcacaacagcagcagcaatatTACCAGCAGCAGCTGCAGCAACAGTACTGCTCaccacaacagcagcagcagtttTATCAACCTCAATACCCTTCGCCGCAGCAGATGGGCTCTGCCAATCCCTTCGGCGACCTGTTCGTTGGCTTTTCACCGGGCGCAACCCCACAAGGCAATCAATATCTACACTGA